From a single Mycosarcoma maydis chromosome 14, whole genome shotgun sequence genomic region:
- a CDS encoding alpha-glucosidase II precursor: MISKHRWSCTLLCSCLLVVGALFARPAEAVREHDFKKCRDSSFCRRIRRQSEYVEQWQHDHKESFTSPYYIPSPAPNFVHSNASISFPLSSALHPDIQFELSLTFFRDGTARVRADQVGQRYGDWKRYDEAAVWAIEQLPELASAPSDTRIQTTTDGFQVDFGPQLSRSVKLNYSPLKIEILRDGETQVILNDRGLMHMEHYRKKPEPFPTVKQEDQEVSQLVFQRNKRAILGSSSASRFSESLVSQWAGFEQEDQGEWEETWASRRDSKPKGPEALALDMTFPGYSHLFGLPEHASPLSLRSTRAPVGLDAAQDEKDRFDEPYRLMNTDVFEYDYNSPMSLYGSVPVLHAQSKDRAVSVFWLNGAETWIDLHKSKSSNSKSSSVDSYSHFFSESGILDLFIFTSADAQTNMAHFTRMVGRTVLPQYFAIGYHQCRWNYLTDSDVKDVSQRFDDEDIPMDVMWLDIEYSKDHMYGVWDEKAFKDPEAMVKALDDKGRKLVIIIDPHLKRTRDYWLYAEAQDKKLLVKDSDRDGEFEGWCWSGSASWLDMFEPASWQWWADQFSLVGNKLAGKIRANARNVFVWNDMNEPAIFNGPEVTSPKDVIHAGGWEHRDLHNINGVLFHNQTARGLRDRELLVPASLGGGKPRRPFVLSRAWWVGTQKYGAIWTGDNLGTWEHLAVSVPMILANNIGGMSFCGADIGGFFGNPTPDMLVRWYQAGIFEPFFRAHAHIDTKRREPYLLEEPLRSAVRDLIKLRYQMLPMWYTAFKDNAVTGMPVLRPQFLMFPNDPEGFDIDTQYYIGDSGLLVRPAVDKDVDSVQVYLAEDRPYYNYFTHQIYQGSERGRSVTVPAPLTEQLPLLHRGGSILPLRERARRAAELGRSDPFTLVIALDKQERTGKSGSKDVLAEGSLYLDDGQTYDFEEGQFVWRRFEWTRNSATGMHSLRSMDEASVKMADTHLVLGDSKQLLPYQEKNAFAESIKSVRVSKLVVLGLDREPKAVRIDGNRVSGPTQTTAIEWDWKSGSSSSSKGAAFGLGSSTASELIIKDPAVAIISDWTIEFEF, translated from the coding sequence ATGATCAGCAAGCATCGCTGGTCATGCACTTTGCTTTGTAGCTGCCTCTTGGTTGTTGGCGCTTTGTTCGCTCGACCTGCCGAGGCAGTACGAGAACACGACTTCAAAAAGTGCCGTGATTCGTCCTTCTGTCGCAGGATTCGAAGACAGTCAGAGTACGTCGAGCAATGGCAGCACGACCATAAAGAATCTTTCACATCGCCCTACTACATTCCATCTCCCGCACCGAACTTTGTGCACAGCAACGCTAGCATCAGCTTTCCCTTGTCATCTGCACTTCATCCTGATATCCAATTCGAGCTCTCTCTCACCTTTTTCAGAGATGGCACTGCTCGTGTTCGCGCAGATCAAGTAGGTCAGAGATACGGCGACTGGAAACGCTACGACGAAGCTGCAGTATGGGCCATCGAACAGCTCCCTGAGCTGGCTTCAGCACCTTCTGACACCCGCATCCAGACTACCACGGACGGCTTCCAGGTTGACTTCGGACCGCAGCTCTCTCGCTCGGTCAAACTCAATTACTCGCCGCTCAAGATCGAAATACTCCGGGATGGAGAGACGCAGGTCATTCTCAATGACCGTGGCCTCATGCACATGGAGCATTATCGTAAGAAACCAGAGCCTTTCCCCACGGTCAAGCAAGAAGATCAGGAAGTGTCacagctcgtcttccaaCGCAACAAAAGAGCTATCCTCGGCTCTTCCTCTGCATCTCGCTTCAGTGaatcgctcgtctcgcaaTGGGCTGGCTTCGAGCAGGAGGATCAAGGCGAATGGGAAGAGACGTGGGCTTCTCGTCGTGATAGCAAGCCTAAGGGCCCAGAAGCTTTGGCCTTAGACATGACCTTCCCCGGATATTCGCACCTCTTTGGTCTTCCCGAGCATGCTTCTCCTCTTTCCTTGCGCTCAACAAGGGCTCCTGTTGGGCTCGATGCGGCTCAAGACGAGAAAGATCGCTTCGACGAGCCATATCGACTCATGAACACCGACGTTTTCGAGTACGATTACAATTCTCCCATGAGCCTCTACGGTAGCGTTCCTGTTTTGCACGCCCAGAGCAAAGACCGCGCCGTCAGCGTCTTCTGGCTCAATGGTGCAGAAACCTGGATTGATCTGCACAAGTCCAAGTCGTCGAACTCCAAGTCATCCAGCGTTGACTCGTACTCACACTTCTTCTCCGAGTCAGGTATTCTTGACCTATTCATCTTCACTTCTGCTGATGCCCAGACCAACATGGCCCACTTCACCAGGATGGTCGGTCGCACCGTTTTGCCGCAATACTTTGCCATTGGCTATCACCAGTGTCGATGGAACTACCTCACTGACTCGGACGTCAAGGACGTGAGTCAACGATTCGACGATGAAGACATTCCCATGGATGTCATGTGGCTCGATATCGAGTACAGCAAGGATCACATGTACGGCGTCTGGGATGAAAAGGCATTCAAGGATCCCGAAGCCATggtcaaggcgctcgacgacaaaggacgcaagctcgtcatcatcatcgatcCCCACCTGAAGCGCACTCGAGACTACTGGCTCTACGCTGAAGCTCAGGACAAAAAGTTGCTTGTCAAGGACTCGGACCGCGACGGCGAGTTCGAAGGCTGGTGCTGGAGCGGCAGTGCCAGCTGGCTCGACATGTTTGAGCCTGCCAGTTGGCAGTGGTGGGCTGATCAGTTCAGCCTCGTGGGCAACAAGCTTGCTGGCAAAATACGTGCCAATGCCCGCAACGTGTTCGTCTGGAACGACATGAATGAGCCAGCCATCTTCAATGGTCCTGAGGTCACTTCGCCCAAGGATGTCATCCACGCCGGCGGTTGGGAGCATAGAGATCTGCACAACATCAACGGCGTGCTTTTCCACAATCAAACCGCACGCGGGCTTCGCGATCGAGAGCTTTTGGTGCCCGCCTCGTTGGGAGGCGGCAAACCGCGTCGACCCTTTGTCCTTTCCCGCGCCTGGTGGGTGGGAACCCAAAAGTACGGCGCCATCTGGACGGGTGACAATCTGGGGACATGGGAGCACCTCGCAGTCAGCGTGCCCATGATTCTGGCCAACAATATCGGCGGCATGAGCTTTTGTGGTGCTGATATAGGTGGTTTCTTTGGCAACCCGACTCCGGACATGCTTGTGCGCTGGTACCAGGCGGGCATCTTTGAACCCTTCTTCCGAGCGCACGCTCATATCGACACCAAGAGAAGAGAGCCCTACCTTCTGGAGGAACCGCTTCGAAGTGCCGTTAGGGACCTCATCAAGCTGCGGTACCAGATGCTTCCTATGTGGTACACGGCCTTCAAAGACAACGCAGTAACAGGTATGCCTGTGTTGCGACCTCAATTCTTGATGTTCCCCAACGATCCTGAGGGTTTCGACATCGACACGCAATATTATATCGGCGACTCGGGCTTGTTGGTGCGTCCTGCGGTAGACAAAGACGTTGACTCGGTCCAAGTGTATTTGGCCGAAGACCGACCGTACTACAACTATTTCACGCACCAAATCTACCAAGGCTCTGAACGCGGCCGCAGTGTGACGGTGCCGGCGCCGTTGACCGAGCAGCTGCCGTTGCTCCACCGTGGTGGATCGATCCTTCCGTTGCGAGAGCGCGCCAGACGCGCTGCCGAGTTGGGCCGTTCGGATCCCTTCACGCTGGTCATTGCCCTGGACAAGCAAGAGCGTACAGGGAAGAGCGGCTCGAAAGACGTTCTTGCCGAGGGAAGCTTGTATCTGGATGATGGCCAGACATATGACTTTGAGGAGGGTCAATTTGTATGGCGTCGCTTCGAGTGGACTCGAAACAGTGCAACAGGCATGCATTCGTTGCGAAGCATGGATGAGGCTAgcgtcaagatggccgatACTCACTTGGTGCTGGGAGACAGCAAACAGTTGCTTCCTTACCAAGAGAAGAATGCTTTCGCCGAATCGATCAAAAGCGTTCGCGTGTCGAAGCTCGTCGTACTGGGCTTGGATCGCGAACCAAAAGCTGTTCGAATCGACGGCAATCGCGTCAGTGGCCCAACCCAGACTACTGCGATCGAGTGGGATTGGAAGAGTggctcaagctcgtcgagtAAGGGCGCTGCCTTCGGTTTGGGTTCGAGCACAGCATCTGAGCTGATCATCAAAGATCCAGCTGTTGCCATTATTTCGGACTGGACCATCGAGTTCGAGTTCTGA
- a CDS encoding putative diphthamide methyltransferase gives MVLYVIGLGLADENDITLKGFHAVKSSERIYLESYTSILMVTGFKERLEALYQKPVILAHRETVELEAESILEGAATCNVSFLVVGDPLSATTHTDLILRAKQSSPPIPVKIIHNASIMTAIGSSGLAGYNFGQTVSVPFWTEDWKPDSWLERIGENLHIGLHTLALSDIKVREQSAQDMSRGILRYQDPRYMLIPQLISQLISAANSHKVDYLDPNRTLAIALCRMGSEDERIVSGTLSELLDMANPSPEQAQAEGAEDDADEMASEAELDKRRAARAEARAKNVFGEPLHSLVIVGKRLHPLERDYAANYACPGSKFVQVANDVYGCKE, from the coding sequence ATGGTCCTCTACGTCATCGGCCTCGGCCTTGCCGATGAGAACGACATCACTCTCAAGGGATTCCATGCTGTCAAATCGTCCGAGCGCATCTATCTTGAAAGTTACACCAGCATTCTCATGGTCACGGGCTTCAAGGAACGTCTCGAGGCACTCTACCAGAAACCTGTCATTCTAGCGCACCGCGAGACcgttgagctcgaagctgaaTCGATCCTCGAAGGTGCTGCCACTTGCAATGTATccttcctcgtcgttggcgatCCCCTCTCAGCGACCACGCATACTGACCTCATCCtgcgagcaaagcaaagctcTCCGCCCATTCCAGTCAAGATCATTCACAATGCCAGCATCATGACCGCCATCGGCTCGAGCGGCTTGGCTGGATACAACTTCGGCCAGACCGTCAGTGTTCCTTTCTGGACAGAGGACTGGAAGCCAGATAGCTGGCTTGAACGCATCGGTGAAAATCTCCACATTGGCCTTCACACCCTCGCCTTGTCCGACATCAAAGTCCGCGAACAGAGTGCACAGGACATGAGCAGAGGCATCCTCCGCTATCAAGATCCCCGCTACATGCTTATCCCTCAACTCATCTCACAACTCATCTCGGCTGCGAATTCACACAAAGTCGATTACCTTGACCCTAATCGCACACTTGCCATCGCTCTTTGCAGAATGGGCTCAGAAGACGAACGCATCGTCTCGGGAACATTATCAGAGCTCTTGGACATGGCAAACCCAAGTCCagagcaagctcaagcagaaggAGCAGAAGACGACGCAGACGAGATGGCTAGCGAAGCTGAACTCGACAAGCGACGTGCTGCGAGAGCAGAAGCCCGTGCCAAAAATGTCTTCGGAGAACCGCTTCACAGTCTAGTTATTGTGGGCAAGCGTCTCCATCCTTTGGAGCGCGATTACGCCGCCAACTATGCTTGCCCAGGAAGCAAATTCGTTCAGGTCGCCAACGACGTCTACGGTTGCAAGGAATGA